A stretch of DNA from Methanoplanus endosymbiosus:
AACAGAAGCATAAATTATGTAATACTTGCTGAGATGATAAATTCCGGAGCGGAAATTGAGCAGACTGAATCCCCTCAATATCTTAAGGAAGAGTACGATATCATCAGAGAAATTTTCTCAGCCAAATCTCCTGAAGAACAGAATAAATTGTCACTCAAATACAGAGAAAAACTGCACGGACTTGGTATTAACAGAGACAGATTTATCGCTGAAAGAATAAATTCTTCATTAAAGGAAGGATATACAGGGATTCTGTTTATAGGTGCAACTCACAATATTACTCCCGGACTCTCAGATGAGATCAATTATTATATCTACAACTATGACAGAAGAGCAGCAATACACTGGATAAATGACGGAGTGGACAATCAGAATAATCTGTAATAACTGAGCATCAGATGCTCAAATAAAGATAGCTGAAGACTGTAAGATAGATATAAATATTGACTGCACCAGTATGTAAAATACTACATAATATCATAATTCCGGGGGTCATGGGGATATGAGAGAGAATGTAAATCAGAAATTAAACAAAAAAATTATACTACTGAATGATTTTTTCAGTGAAGACATCCTTTATTTTTATGGCGACAGTGCTGACAAATACTCGATTTTTACAAGCGGACTTGAGCACGGACTTACAAATTCAGAACTCTGCCTGTACGGATTTTACCATACACAGATATTAACGAGATTTAACGAAGACATTCAGCAGAGAAGGATGGAAATTTTTGAGTTACGAAACGGTATAGACAATCTCATAGAATCGATTGAAAAATGCTGTGACAGAATATATAAATCAAACTCACTGATGGCATTCAGATTCCTCTTTGACTTCTCCAAAGTAAAAGAGATTGAAAATATAATCCTGCTCAAAAATATAATCCATGAGAAAAAAGAGCAGTCATTCCCGATTTCAGGAATATATGCATTTAATATTAAAAGTCTGAAAGCCAGCGAGATCAGCAGGATTTCAAAAGAGATTCCAAGAGTGATAATGGAGACAAATGACGAACATCTCATCTCATTTCCTATCGGCAGAAACAATCCGGGCGATTCTGAGAATCTGATGAATATGGTTGATCAGAATATTGTGGAAGATGTAATCAGAAAATCACTTGACACAGTAATAATATCCCTTCTAAACCGCCCAATGTCGGGACTGGATATCATCAGAGAGATACAGACCCGTTTTGGAGTCATAATTCCTATGACAAGAGTTTATTCTTATCTCCTGGAACTGGAGTATGAAGATGTTCTGAGCACCCATAAGAGCGGGAATAAAAAGATCTACACCCCAACAAAAACCGGAAAAATAACTCTTGATAAGAGAAGAGAGGACACTGCAAAGGTATATGCACATATTCTGAACGGAGGATAAATGAAAGTTACTATTAAAGAGGCACGTCCGCGTGACGTTGGAAGAGCCATAGCCCGTATAAATCAGGAAATAATGGCAGAACTGGGTCTGAACACGGGGGACATCGTTAATATTAAAGGAGGACGCTCTGCCTATGCCAGGACACTTCCTGCATATCCGGAAGACGGGATGGACGGCAGCATTCAGATAGACGGCATAATCAGGACCAACATAAAATCAGGAATCAATGAGACCGTCACTCTTGAAAGAACAGAAATACCGCCTCTTGACATGGCAGTACTAAAACCACTTGAATCAACATCCGGAAAAGACATTGACTGTAGCCTTCTTTCAGGATACCCGCTTCAGAAGGATGACATGGTAAGACTTGCTGTTTTTGGAAGGCAGATCACATTTCATATTGAGGATGCCCATCCGGACGCAGGAGTGGTTAATGAAAATACCATAATCAGAATCAGAGGGCAGACATCTAAAGAACCGGAAAAAAAACGCGGTTTCACATCATATGAAGATATAGGCGGTTTAAGGCCGCAGCTGCAAAAGATCAGGGAGATGGCAGAACTCCCACTCAGATATCCGGAACTCTTTGAAAAGGTGGGCATAGATCCGCCAAAAGGTGTTCTTCTCTACGGCCCTCCGGGAACAGGCAAAACCCTGATTGCAAAAGCGGTTGCAAACGAAGTCAATGCCCATTTCATCTATATATCCGGCCCTGAAATCATGGGTAAATATTACGGTGAATCCGAAGGTAAACTCAGGGAGATCTTTTCAGAAGCAAAGAAAAATGCTCCGGCTGTAATTTTTATTGACGAAATTGACAGTATAGCGCCTAAAAGAGAGGAACTTGGCGGGGAAAAACAGGTAGAGAAGAGAGTTGTGGCTCAGCTTCTCGCATTGATGGACGGAGCACAGAAGAGAGGGCAGGTTATGGTAATAGCCGCAACAAACATGCCAAACCTTCTCGACCCGGCCCTCAGAAGACCCGGAAGATTTGACCGTGAGATTGAGATAGCAATACCTGACAGAGACGGGCGACAGGAAATATTTGAAATACATATGAGAGGCATGCCAATAGAGGACGATGTCGCAATAGAAGAGATCGCCTCAGCCACACACGGATATGTCGGTGCAGATATAGCAGCACTGTGCCGTGAGGCTGCAATGTGTGCACTCAGAAAAATTCTGCCTGAGATTGACTTTTCACAGGATTATATTCCATACAGTATTCTCTCCGGACTTGTAATCACAAATGATGACATAAATTCAGCAATGCTTGAAGTCAGGCCTTCTGCCCTTCGCGAGGTATTTATTGAGAGGCCTGATGTAAAATGGAGCGATGTAGGCGGGCTTTCGGAGATAAAGGAGAAAATAAAAAACCTGGTTGAACTTCCGGTTAAGAGGCCCGGATTATACCGTTATGCAGGAGTTAATCCTCCGAAAGGCATAATGATGCACGGCCCTCCCGGTACAGGAAAGACCCTTATTGCCAGAGCAGTTGCAGGAAAAACAGGGTCAAATTTCATATCTGTAAAAGGGCCGGAGATATTCTCAAAATATCTCGGCGAATCTGAAAAAACAATCAGGGAAATATTCAGAAAGGCCAGAATGGCTGCGCCGTGCATAATTTTCTTCGATGAAATTGATGCCATTGCACCGGCAAGAAGTGCAGGTGAGGCCAATGGGAATGCAGACCGGGTTATTTCTCAGCTCCTCATAGAGATGGACGGCATTGAAGAGTTAAAAGGAGTAATTGTTCTTGCAGCCACAAACCG
This window harbors:
- a CDS encoding PadR family transcriptional regulator; its protein translation is MRENVNQKLNKKIILLNDFFSEDILYFYGDSADKYSIFTSGLEHGLTNSELCLYGFYHTQILTRFNEDIQQRRMEIFELRNGIDNLIESIEKCCDRIYKSNSLMAFRFLFDFSKVKEIENIILLKNIIHEKKEQSFPISGIYAFNIKSLKASEISRISKEIPRVIMETNDEHLISFPIGRNNPGDSENLMNMVDQNIVEDVIRKSLDTVIISLLNRPMSGLDIIREIQTRFGVIIPMTRVYSYLLELEYEDVLSTHKSGNKKIYTPTKTGKITLDKRREDTAKVYAHILNGG
- a CDS encoding CDC48 family AAA ATPase, with translation MKVTIKEARPRDVGRAIARINQEIMAELGLNTGDIVNIKGGRSAYARTLPAYPEDGMDGSIQIDGIIRTNIKSGINETVTLERTEIPPLDMAVLKPLESTSGKDIDCSLLSGYPLQKDDMVRLAVFGRQITFHIEDAHPDAGVVNENTIIRIRGQTSKEPEKKRGFTSYEDIGGLRPQLQKIREMAELPLRYPELFEKVGIDPPKGVLLYGPPGTGKTLIAKAVANEVNAHFIYISGPEIMGKYYGESEGKLREIFSEAKKNAPAVIFIDEIDSIAPKREELGGEKQVEKRVVAQLLALMDGAQKRGQVMVIAATNMPNLLDPALRRPGRFDREIEIAIPDRDGRQEIFEIHMRGMPIEDDVAIEEIASATHGYVGADIAALCREAAMCALRKILPEIDFSQDYIPYSILSGLVITNDDINSAMLEVRPSALREVFIERPDVKWSDVGGLSEIKEKIKNLVELPVKRPGLYRYAGVNPPKGIMMHGPPGTGKTLIARAVAGKTGSNFISVKGPEIFSKYLGESEKTIREIFRKARMAAPCIIFFDEIDAIAPARSAGEANGNADRVISQLLIEMDGIEELKGVIVLAATNRPDIIDSALMRPGRFDFVLELPLPDEDARTEILTIHLKNKPLAGNISINSLAGRTEGFSGAELEFICKNAAHLAIKEFAGGDDELDNLIIRESHLDSALSEIRK